One genomic segment of Streptomyces niveus includes these proteins:
- the cutA gene encoding divalent-cation tolerance protein CutA codes for MDPEIVIAQTTSDDEEQAKTLARGAVESKLAAGVHIDAPITAFYWWQGKVEAAQEWRISYVTSLDRLPALQAWLHERHPYDVPQWVTLPVTGGSEEYLSWVVDETRSQ; via the coding sequence ATGGACCCCGAGATCGTGATCGCGCAGACGACGAGTGACGACGAGGAGCAGGCGAAGACCCTCGCCAGGGGCGCTGTTGAGAGCAAACTGGCGGCGGGCGTTCACATCGATGCGCCCATCACCGCCTTCTACTGGTGGCAGGGGAAGGTCGAAGCGGCTCAGGAGTGGCGGATCTCCTACGTGACGTCGTTGGATCGCCTCCCTGCGCTGCAGGCATGGCTGCACGAGAGGCACCCGTACGACGTCCCCCAGTGGGTCACGCTGCCTGTGACCGGAGGGTCGGAGGAGTACCTGTCCTGGGTCGTCGACGAGACGCGTTCGCAGTAG
- a CDS encoding DUF397 domain-containing protein has product MTTETPRRFTSSYSSNGGQCVEVAANLAVSHGIVPVRDSKNPTGPVLNFSAGSFASFTAGVHAGKFGTV; this is encoded by the coding sequence GTGACGACCGAGACACCGCGTCGGTTCACGTCCTCCTACAGCAGCAACGGCGGCCAGTGCGTTGAGGTCGCCGCCAACCTTGCCGTCTCGCACGGCATCGTTCCCGTCCGTGACTCCAAGAACCCCACTGGACCGGTTCTGAACTTCTCGGCCGGCTCCTTCGCTTCCTTCACGGCAGGCGTCCACGCTGGCAAGTTCGGCACGGTCTGA
- a CDS encoding DUF317 domain-containing protein: MEVSLHPHHPVVPSPSDPPSAFWVGPRYLAGDDGLLYEMVADTLTGLGWANLMMVRGRRGPDEASEDRQVLRSTVLHISRDTLRWAQWVLADEPFLLGELPVAWQVSAREDTSSPLAAWSAYFTPGIPGEVLGDFLAALNNRHQPTAGSAGPELVLDALTTRGWLRDIDHPRSGAVDPMFTTCVSLGEVPPLIQDGDPRALTLAGDEAGPAGWQAWAEPALGAPYLWAASFSAGVPHDLVGAFAASLASSAPVLRRVLPESTKDRLLRAPAD; the protein is encoded by the coding sequence CTGGAGGTGTCTCTGCACCCGCACCACCCCGTCGTTCCCTCCCCCTCCGACCCGCCTTCCGCGTTCTGGGTCGGTCCCCGGTATCTGGCCGGTGACGACGGCCTGCTCTACGAGATGGTGGCTGACACGCTCACCGGGCTGGGCTGGGCGAATCTGATGATGGTCCGTGGCAGGCGCGGGCCGGATGAGGCTTCGGAGGACCGGCAGGTTCTGCGCAGTACCGTTCTGCACATCAGCCGCGACACGCTGCGCTGGGCCCAGTGGGTTTTGGCGGACGAGCCGTTTCTCCTGGGGGAGTTGCCGGTCGCCTGGCAGGTCTCCGCCCGTGAGGACACCAGCAGCCCGCTCGCCGCGTGGTCGGCCTACTTCACCCCGGGCATCCCCGGCGAGGTGCTCGGCGACTTCCTCGCCGCTCTCAACAACCGCCACCAGCCCACCGCAGGGTCCGCCGGGCCCGAGCTGGTTCTCGACGCGCTCACCACGCGCGGCTGGCTTCGGGACATCGATCATCCGCGTTCTGGGGCGGTGGACCCGATGTTCACCACGTGCGTGAGCCTCGGTGAGGTGCCGCCGCTCATCCAGGATGGTGACCCTCGTGCCCTGACCCTCGCCGGCGATGAGGCGGGTCCGGCGGGGTGGCAGGCGTGGGCCGAACCCGCCCTTGGCGCACCGTACTTGTGGGCGGCGTCGTTCTCCGCCGGTGTGCCGCACGATCTCGTCGGAGCATTTGCCGCATCCCTTGCCTCTTCGGCGCCGGTCCTGCGCCGGGTGCTGCCCGAGAGCACGAAGGACCGGCTCCTTCGCGCTCCGGCCGACTGA